The following proteins come from a genomic window of Metarhizium brunneum chromosome 2, complete sequence:
- the UBC6 gene encoding Ubiquitin-conjugating enzyme E2 6, with protein sequence MASKAAHKRLTREYKTISENPPPYITAHPSESNILEWHYIITGPEDTPYHGGQYWGTLIFPPNYPFAPPAIRMHTPSGRFQPSTRLCLSISDFHPKSFNPAWEVSTILIGLLSFMTSDEMTTGSVSTTQTEKKYLSSRTRWWNSTGGGSHAKNPALKGNVKAGDGGAKFRAEWPEVDLDNWEWMRKNKVDSTTGNRLDGEGGSSCGPQLGIAGTSGHQAQAVVDAVVQQRDAGRGWIYRNKLLVAGAAIFIYVLIARLVNGEGIA encoded by the exons ATGGCAAGCAAAGCTGCACATAAGCGG TTGACCCGCGAATACAAGACTATTTCCGAGAACCCGCCACCTTACATCACAGCCCACCCTTCCGAGTCGAATATCTTGGA ATGGCACTACATAATTACCGGGCCCGAAGACACGCCTTACCACGGCGGCCAATACTGGGGCACTCTGATCTTCCCTCCCAACTATCCgtttgcgccgccagccatCCGCATGCACACACCTTCGGGACGATTCCAACCGTCGACTCGACTGTGCCTGTCGATATCAGACTTTCATCCAAAGTCGTTCAACCCCGCGTGGGAGGTTTCGACCATTCTTATCGGTCTACTGTCATTCATGACGAGTGATGAGATGACCACTGGTTCGGTGTCAACAACCCAAACAGAAAAGAAATACCTCTCCTCACGGACCCGATGGTGGAACTCTACAGGCGGAGGATCGCATGCTAAAAATCCTGCTCTAAAGGGCAATGTGAAGgctggtgacggcggcgccaagtTCCGTGCCGAATGGCCCGAGGTCGACCTGGACAACTGGGAGtggatgaggaagaataAGGTCGACTCGACAACGGGAAACCGGttggacggcgagggcggaTCATCATGCGGGCCACAGCTAGGGATTGCAGGGACTAGCGGCCACCAAGCACAGGCTGTAGTGGATGCTGTTGTTCAGCAACGTGATGCTGGCCGCGGTTGGATATATCGGAACAAACTGCTGGTGGCGGGAGCGGCAATCTTTATTTACGTGCTTATTGCAAGGCTCGTGAACGGCGAAGGGATTGCGTAG
- the cctM gene encoding FAD-dependent monooxygenase cctM, whose translation MTVSTSAKKTVAIIGAGLTGLLAAQGLQQNGFRAVVFEQEVSIDARHRDWTMLVHWAMPIFEKLVPKDILADLKSAVCNPYLDFNSEVESIPCYNGVTGDLLFRSPLPNARRVSRQALRRLLARRVDIRWDAPLIDLSLSDTGVHIKLGDGSVFDADYVLGTDGSSSKVREFLLGPDASRPHGSGFQFATGITKFGDAEKTDAIVRAHPVAALMMGTTSVGAVGVMSVENPVDESSWTTFWTKIWNGEAVHLRGSDALTYIRENTTPLRDVFQSAIDWTPENSNVFIDEMKYWSPVPWDNHGGRVTLAGDAAHPMLIYRGQGFQHSITDVDNYVKALTGLNTLGSSSVHREEVLTNYDNEMIRRGARAVQESLAEARKSFDLDTVKKMLMATRGHAKSES comes from the exons ATGACGGTTTCTAcctcggccaagaagactGTTGCCATCATTGGAGCGGGGCTGACGGGTCTGCTCGCCGCACAAGGGCTGCAGCAG AATGGCTTCCGtgccgtcgtcttcgagCAAGAGGTCAGCATCGATGCAAGGCACCGGGACTGGACCATGTTGGTCCACTGGGCCATGCCCATCTTCGAGAAGTTGGTGCCAAAGGACATTCTTGCCGATTTGAAAAGCGCCGTTTGCAACCCGTATCTGGACTTCAACAGTGAAGTAGAGAGCATCCCGTGTTACAACGGAGTCACCGGCGATTTGCTCTTTCGCAGCCCTCTGCCTAATGCCAGGCGAGTCAGCCGGCAGGCCTTGCGCCGGTTGCTTGCACGGAGAGTCGACATTAGATGGGATGCCCCCTTGATAGACCTTTCTCTGTCAGACACCGGGGTGCACATCAAATTGGGAGATGGCAGTGTCTTTGATGCTGACTATGTGCTGGGAACCGATGGCTCTTCTTCCAAAGTACGCGAGTTTTTGTTGGGCCCCGACGCCTCCCGGCCTCACGGTTCCGGGTTCCAATTTGCCACTGGCATTACAAAGTTTGGAGACGCCGAGAAGACTGATGCCATTGTGCGCGCTCATCCCGTAGCCGCATTGATGATGGGAACAACCTCAGTCGGGGCTGTTGGCG TCATGTCAGTCGAAAATCCAGTAGATGAGTCCAGTTGGACGACGTTCTGGACCAAGATATGGAACGGCGAGGCAGTGCATCTCAGGGGCAGCGATGCCCTCACCTACATCAGAGAGAACACGACACCGCTGCGTGACGTGTTCCAGTCCGCCATTGACTGGACGCCGGAAAACAGCAATGTGTTCATCGATGAGATGAAATACTGGAGCCCCGTGCCCTGGGACAATCATGGAGGCCGGGTGACGCTTGCCGGCGACGCAGCCCATCCAATGCTAATCT ATCGCGGCCAAGGGTTTCAGCACTCCATCACAGATGTCGACAACTATGTCAAGGCCCTGACTGGGCTGAACACGTTGGGCAGCAGCAGTGTGCACAGAGAAGAGGTACTGACCAACTACGACAATGAGATGATTCGGAGAGGTGCACGAGCGGTTCAGGAATCCTTGGCAGAGGCCAGGAAATCCTTCGACCTAGATACGGTCAAGAAGATGCTCATGGCAACGCGGGGACATGCCAAGAGCGAGTCATGA
- the LAE1_1 gene encoding Secondary metabolism regulator LAE1, producing the protein MVFSRSRERTKSVGLTDLADSKPVDDDDAKVEAPIDLQEAPPSAEAAAEASSSSSPGPSAGVRATQTPVIEPATESDDEFDLDSGLQGDDTTASLASSIYTSFAYERGRRYQTFGDGRYPIPNDDLEQNREDMKHAMLMMLTEGKPFFSPVGTHPQKILDIGTGTGIWAIEVGDRYPSAHVCGIDLTPIQPEWVPANVSFLVDDCTLDWIERDVDLAHFRFMVMILKDIPTVLGHAYESLRPGGWVELQELHGVPLCDDGTMPDEDPVKSLYDTAGAAYKKFGMSTTLPAQLEPYLREAGFENVHCRVMKVPIGTWAKGKIMRAIGLYQKMAILDFIPTLAGRPFQALQISEADAEIRVALARKGLEDTSTHRYFNYYFWYAQKPGSSRREEHDV; encoded by the exons ATGGTCTTCTCAAGATCTCGCGAGCGGACTAAGAGCGTTGGGCTTACCGACTTGGCCGACTCTAAACCcgtggatgacgacgacgccaaagtCGAAGCGCCCATCGATCTTCAGGAAGCACCACCAtcagcagaagcagcagcagaagcatcatcatcatcatccccgGGGCCCTCTGCCGGGGTTCGGGCGACACAAACGCCGGTGATTGAACCCGCCACCGAGTCAGATGACGAATTCGATCTGGACAGCGGTTTACAGGGAGACGACACGACAGCAAGTCTAGCCTCGAGTATCTACACCTCCTTTGCGTACGAGCGTGGGCGACGGTACCAAACATTTGGAGATGGCCGGTATCCCATTCCCAACGATGACTTGGAGCAAAACAGGGAGGATATGAAGCATgccatgttgatgatgctcACCGAGGGGAAGCCGTTTTTCTCACCGGTAGGGACGCACCCGCAAAAGATACTAGACATAGGCACAGGAACTG GGATTTGGGCTATAGAAG TCGGTGATAGGTATCCGAGCGCGCATGTCTGTGGCATCGACCTCACGCCGATTCAACCCGAATGGGTTCCGGCCAATGTTTCCTTTCTAGTCGACGACTGCACCTTGGACTGGATAGAGAGAGATGTTGACCTAGCTCATTTCCGGTTCATGGTCATGATACTAAAGGACATTCCTACCGTCCTCGGCCATGCCTACGA GAGTCTCCGCCCCGGTGGGTGGGTTGAGCTACAAGAGCTACATGGCGTACCACTATGCGACGACGGGACAATGCCAGACGAGGATCCCGTAAAATCTCTCTACGATACCGCGGGTGCCGCGTACAAGAAATTCGGCATGAGCACAACACTACCCGCACAGCTCGAGCCCTACCTCCGCGAAGCTGGATTTGAAAACGTACACTGCAGAGTAATGAAAGTTCCCATCGGAACATGGGCAAAGGGGAAAATCATGAGAGCAATAGGGCTTTATCAGAAAATGGCGATACTCGACTTTATCCCAACGCTAGCGGGCCGACCGTTCCAGGCTCTGCAAATATCGGAGGCAGATGCAGAGATTCGAGTGGCCCTGGCGAGAAAAGGCTTGGAAGACACGTCGACTCATCGGTATTTCAACTACTACTTTTGGTACGCGCAAAAACCAGGGTCGTCGAGGAGAGAGGAACATGATGTATAA
- the isp4_5 gene encoding Sexual differentiation process protein isp4 — MEKSETKEKPSQVLEKTEAFDTVHHTISEEDAERTHTVEGHLNATEDDILEAKELAASMSLEHVRRLMKNVLAIHDGDPNFPHVTLQKIKEFMDNPAIMEHPEKHERLVQEMKLEAALITNNSPYAEVRAVTDNHDDPSMPVSTIRAWTIGIAFSCLLAFVNQLFSIRQPPIRFDTNMAQLLAYPVGKAWEKWMPKKEMRVPFTSQIINLNPGRFNKKEHMLIAIMANTARSLPYTQYIIWTQVLPQYFNQQYARSFSYIFLNGFATNFIGYGLAGLTRKFLVYPSYCVWPRSLVTIALNTALHNEENHSVQGPFGKIWNISRYRFFMVSFAAMFVYFWFPNYLFQVLTYFSWMTWIAPDNVHLNILTGMQNGLGLFNPLPTFDWNVINFNETDPLMIPSFSTFNFAGGMFITGLFILGVWYTNTWNTAYLPINSNRIYDHFGKLYNVSRTLDNRGMFDLDKYSKYSAPYMSAANSLLYGFFFAIYAAVITHVILYHRYELKMGFKNLVKGLRWRRNKKESEGEQGNERAMDGEYLDVHNRLMAAYPEVSEWYYFLTLIISIVFGVLGIALWPTYTSPAVVLYGIWLCLMFVVPVGIVAAMTGIEVTLNVLAEFIGGMIVEGNALAMNFFKSYGYVTCAHALSFANDLKLAHYVKIPPRVTFAAQMIATFISTLICTGIIKFQMEISGVCTLNPPMRFRCPGPNTFFTASVLWGTIGPIKVFGKDGQYKWLLLGFPMGIALVLAFFGLKKLWPNNRALRQIHLVAAIAGGLQWAPYSFSYAFPAVPVAWFSWIYIRGRYLDFWSKYNFVLSAAWSAGIAISAIIMLFSVQWVGAEIEWWGNTQPSAGCEGTACTLKSLAPGERFYPWWDASKVPAP; from the exons ATGGAAAAGTCAGAGACGAAGGAGAAGCCGTCTCAGGTTTTGGAGAAGACGGAGGCGTTTGACACTGTCCACCATACC ATTTCagaggaagatgccgagcGTACTCATACCGTGGAAGG CCACCTTAATGCCACCGAAGATGACattctcgaggccaaggagctggcAGCTTCCATGAGCCTGGAGCACGTCCGCCGT CTCATGAAGAACGTGTTGGCTATCCACGATGGAGACCCCAACTTCCCCCACGTCACTCTGCAGAAGATAAAGGAGTTTATGG ATAATCCCGCCATCATGGAGCACCCCGAGAAGCACGAGCGCCTCGTCCAAGAGATGAAGCTCGAAGCCGctctcatcaccaacaacagTCCATACGCCGAAGTCCGCGCCGTCACGGACAACCACGACGACCCCAGCATGCCCGTCTCTACAATCCGTGCCTGGACCATCGGCATCGCCTTTTCATGCCTCCTGGCCTTTGTCAACCAGCTCTTCTCCATACGCCAACCGCCCATCCGATTCGACACCAACATGGCCCAGCTACTTGCCTATCCGGTCGGCAAAGCATGGGAGAAGTGGATGCCCAAGAAGGAGATGCGCGTTCCCTTTACGAGCCAAATCATTAACCTAAACCCAGGGAGATTCAACAAGAAGGAGCACatgctcatcgccatcatggccaacacGGCTCGAAGCCTGCCTTACACGCAGTACATTATCTGGACCCAGGTGCTCCCTCAGTACTTTAACCAGCAGTACGCACGTAGCTTTTCTTACATCTTCCTCAACGGCTTTGCCACCAACTTTATCGGCTATGGTCTGGCTGGCCTGACGAGAAAGTTCCTCGTGTACCCGTCGTACTGCGTGTGGCCCAGGTCCCTCGTCACCATTGCCCTTAACACCGCTCTGCACAACGAGGAGAACCACTCCGTGCAGGGACCGTTTGGCAAGATCTGGAACATTTCAAGATACCGATTCTTCATGGTATCCTTTGCTGCTATGTTTGTCTACTTTTGGTTCCCCAACTACTTGTTCCAGGTTCTTACGTACTTTTCATGGATGACTTGGATTGCCCCTGATAACGTGCACTTGAATATTCTTACTGGCATGCAGAATGGTCTCGGT CTATTCAACCCCCTTCCCACGTTTGATTGGAACGTCATCAACTTTAACGAGACTGACCCCTTG ATGATCCCCTCCTTCTCAACATTCAACTTTGCTGGCGGCATGTTCATCACCggcctcttcatcctcggcgTCTGGTACACCAACACGTGGAACACGGCATATCTCCCCATCAACAGCAACCGCATCTACGACCACTTCGGCAAGCTGTACAATGTCTCGCGGACCCTGGACAACCGCGGCATGTTCGATCTCGACAAGTACAGCAAGTACTCTGCGCCCTACATGAGCGCGGCCAACTCGCTGCTGTACGGgttcttcttcgccatctaCGCCGCTGTCATCACGCACGTTATTCTCTACCACCGGTACGAGCTCAAGATGGGTTTCAAGAACCTTGTCAAGGGGCTACGATGGAGACGCAACAAGAAGGAGAGCGAGGGCGAGCAGGGTAACGAGCGTGCAATGGATGGCGAATACCTCGATGTTCACAATCGTCTCATGGCTGCGTATCCCGAAG TCTCCGAGTGGTACTACTTCCTTACTCTCATCATCTCTATCGTCTTTGGCGTCCTCGGCATCGCCCTCTGGCCGACGTACACTTCGCCCGCCGTCGTCCTGTACGGTATCTGGCTGTGCCTCATGTTTGTCGTCCccgtcggcatcgtcgccgccatgacGGGCATCGAGGTCACGCTGAACGTGCTCGCCGAGTTCATCGGCGGCATGATTGTCGAAGGCAACGCTCTGGCCATGAACTTTTTCAAGTCCTACGG ATACGTTACTTGCGCCCACGCGCTGTCTTTCGCCAACGACCTCAAGCTCGCGCACTACGTCAAG ATTCCACCTCGCGTCACCTTTGCCGCACAAATGATTGCCACCTTCATATCCACCCTTATTTGCACCGGCATCATCAAATTCCAG ATGGAAATCAGCGGCGTCTGCACGCTCAACCCGCCCATGCGCTTCCGATGCCCCGGCCCAAACACATTCTTCACCGCGTCGGTGCTCTGGGGCACCATCGGTCCCATCAAGGTGTttggcaaagacggccagtacaaatggctgctgctgggcttcCCAATGGGCATCGCCCTCGTGCTCGCCTTCTTCGGGCTCAAGAAGCTGTGGCCGAATAACCGCGCCCTAAGGCAGATTCACCTCGTTGCCGCTATTGCGGGCGGTCTGCAGTGGGCTCCCTATA GTTTCTCGTATGCGTTCCCCGCCGTCCCAGTAGCTTGGTTCTCGTGGATCTATATCCGGGGGCGGTACCTCGATTTCTGGTCCAAG TACAACTTTGTGCTGTCGGCCGCATGGTCCGCGGGCATCGCTATATCGGCCATCATCATGCTCTTCTCGGTTCAATGGGTCGGCGCGGAGATTGAATGGTGGGGCAACACGCAGCCGTCTGCCGGGTGCGAGGGCACGGCGTGCACGCTCAAGTCGTTGGCGCCGGGGGAGAGGTTCTATCCGTGGTGGGACGCGAGCAAGGTTCCTGCTCCGTAG
- the hmgA_0 gene encoding Homogentisate 1,2-dioxygenase has translation MPITEFETKEKYRYQSGFNCHFESEAIKGALPIGHNSPQAPPFGLYTEKLSGTAFTAPRHENKQTWLYRILPSCAHPPYQPSPEGTAPELVVRESSKMHYIPNQLRWDPFSHDESKDHDFVSGLKLVAGAGDPTQKQGLGMYVYAAGKDMDEKSAFYSADGDLLIVPQEGDLDIRTELGWLLVRQMEIAVIPRGVKYNVRLASGPARGYALELYEGHFSLPELGPIGSNGLANARDFVAPVASFSEDFGATAHEGPNKYLVTVKFNNTLFQTTQAHTPFDVVAWQGNYYPYKYDLGRFNAIGTISFDHPDPSIFTVLSALTPVAGTAVADFVIFPPRWLVGEDTFRPPWYHRNTMSEFMGLIRGAYDAKKAGAGGFVPGGASLHNVMSGHGPDADSHEGARAAKLQPVKVGTGSCAFMFESCLMVGVTEWGLRTCKKVQEGYSEESWGGVVTHFKLPEGAVANSHLAE, from the exons ATGCCAATCACCGAGTTTGAAACAAAAGAGAAGTACCGTTATCAAAGCGGCTTCAACTGCCACTTTGA ATCAGAGGCGATCAAAGGCGCTTTGCCAATTGGCCACAACTCTCCCCAGGCGCCCCCGTTCGGTCTCTATACGGAGAAGCTCTCCGGCACAGCCTTCACAGCACCTAGACACGAAAACAAACAAACGTGGCTGTATCGCATTCTGCCGTCATGCGCTCACCCGCCGTACCAGCCTTCTCCCGAGGGCACTGCCCCGGAGCTCGTCGTCAGGGAAAGCTCCAAGATGCACTACATCCCTAACCAGCTGCGGTGGGATCCCTTCAGCCACGACGAGTCCAAGGATCATGATTTCGTCTCGGGTCTGAAGCTtgtggccggcgccggcgaccCTACTCAGAAGCAGGGCCTTGGCATGTATGTGTACGCCGCGGGCAAGGACATGGATGAAAAATCAGCCTTTTACTCGGCCGACGGCGACCTGTTGATTGTTCCCCAGGAGGGGGATCTCGATATCCGCACCGAGCTCGGGTGGCTGCTCGTCCGGCAGATGGAGATTGCCGTGATCCCCCGCGGCGTCAAGTACAACGTCCGCCTCGCCTCGGGCCCAGCCCGCGGATACGCCCTGGAGCTGTACGAAGGCCACTTCAGTCTTCCAGAGCTTGGTCCCATCGGCTCCAACGGCCTCGCCAACGCGCGAGACTTCGTGGCTCCCGTTGCCAGCTTCAGCGAGGACTTTGGCGCGACGGCCCACGAGGGCCCAAACAAGTACCTCGTGACGGTCAAGTTCAACAACACGCTCTTCCAGACGACGCAGGCCCACACGCCGTTTGACGTGGTCGCCTGGCAAGGCAACTACTACCCGTACAAGTACGACCTTGGCCGCTTCAACGCCATCGGCACCATCTCCTTTGACCATCCAGACCCGTCCATCTTCACCGTGCTCTCGGCGCTGACTCCGGTGGCCGGaaccgccgtcgccgacttTGTCATCTTCCCGCCGCGCTGGCTCGTGGGCGAGGACACCTTCCGCCCGCCGTGGTACCACCGCAACACGATGAGTGAGTTCATGGGCCTCATCCGCGGCGCGTACgacgccaagaaggccggcgccggcggcttcgTTCCTGGCGGCGCGTCGCTGCACAATGTCATGAGCGGCCACGGCCCCGACGCGGACAGTCACGAGGGCGCCCGTGCCGCCAAGCTCCAGCCTGTCAAGGTTGGAACGGGCAGCTGCGCCTTCATGTTTGAGAGCTGCCTCATGGTCGGGGTGACGGAGTGGGGTTTGCGGACGTGCAAGAAGGTCCAGGAGGGATATAGCGAGGAGAGCTGGGGTGGCGTGGTGACGCATTTCAAGCTCCCCGAGGGTGCGGTCGCGAATAGCCACCTGGCAGAATGA